One segment of Clostridium botulinum DNA contains the following:
- the arsA gene encoding arsenical pump-driving ATPase: MFKLFDLEKINLTKYLFFTGKGGVGKTSTACAVAVTLADLGKKIMLVSTDPASNLQDVFDTELNNKGVKINGIPNLMVANFSPEDAAAEYRESVISPYRGKLPEAVLNNMEEQLSGSCTVEIAAFNEFSAMITDKNVSNEYDHIIFDTAPTGHTLRMLQLPSAWSNFINESTHGASCLGQLAGLEDKKDMYKKAVYTLADKEKTTLILVSRAEITPLKEAERASKELEDIGVKNQILIINGVLQQCDDYLSKSIYDKQQNSLKDIPEGLKNIKTFEIPLRPYNITGLENVRSLLKDNYTVVDNEILNITEIPKLNSIIEDLYKNDKKVIFTMGKGGVGKTTIAAAIALGLSKKGKKVHLTTTDPAGHLKFVLDESYGISLSNIDEKEELEKYKEEVLKKARENNMSDEDIAYVEEDLRSPCTQEIAVFRAFAEIVERSENEVVVIDTAPTGHTLLLLESTESYNREIVRSEGDIPESVIKLLPKLKNHKDTEVIIVTLAETTPIYEAMRLQEDLNRAEIYSNWWVINSSLYATNTSNEILKAKASNEIRWINKVDKISNGNFAVIKWKPEEIKDDRLKELLD; encoded by the coding sequence TTGTTTAAACTATTTGATTTAGAAAAGATAAATTTAACTAAATATTTATTTTTTACTGGTAAAGGGGGAGTTGGTAAGACTTCAACCGCTTGTGCAGTAGCAGTTACTTTAGCAGATTTAGGAAAGAAGATAATGCTTGTTAGTACAGATCCAGCTTCAAATCTTCAGGATGTATTTGATACAGAATTAAATAATAAAGGAGTAAAAATAAACGGTATTCCTAATTTAATGGTAGCAAATTTTAGTCCAGAGGATGCTGCAGCTGAGTATAGGGAAAGTGTTATATCTCCATATAGGGGAAAGTTGCCAGAAGCTGTTTTGAATAATATGGAAGAACAACTTTCTGGTTCATGTACAGTTGAAATAGCAGCTTTTAATGAATTTTCGGCAATGATAACTGATAAAAATGTAAGTAATGAATATGATCATATTATTTTTGATACAGCTCCAACAGGACATACCTTAAGAATGCTTCAATTACCTTCAGCTTGGAGTAATTTTATTAATGAAAGTACTCATGGAGCATCATGTCTTGGTCAACTTGCAGGGTTAGAGGATAAAAAAGACATGTATAAAAAGGCAGTTTATACCCTAGCAGATAAAGAAAAAACTACACTTATACTTGTTTCAAGGGCAGAAATAACTCCTTTAAAAGAAGCAGAAAGAGCATCTAAGGAACTTGAAGATATAGGAGTTAAAAATCAAATTTTAATTATAAATGGTGTACTTCAACAATGTGATGATTATTTATCTAAATCTATTTATGATAAACAACAAAATTCGCTAAAAGATATTCCAGAAGGATTAAAGAATATTAAAACTTTTGAAATTCCATTAAGACCTTATAATATAACAGGATTAGAAAACGTAAGGTCATTATTAAAAGACAACTATACTGTAGTTGATAATGAAATTTTAAATATAACTGAAATACCAAAGCTAAATAGTATAATTGAAGATCTATATAAAAATGATAAAAAAGTAATATTTACAATGGGAAAGGGAGGCGTAGGAAAGACTACTATAGCTGCTGCAATTGCACTTGGGTTATCAAAAAAGGGCAAGAAAGTACATTTAACAACAACTGACCCTGCTGGACATTTGAAATTTGTATTAGATGAAAGTTATGGAATTTCTTTAAGTAATATTGATGAAAAAGAAGAACTTGAAAAATATAAAGAAGAAGTGTTAAAAAAAGCAAGAGAAAATAACATGAGCGACGAGGATATAGCTTATGTTGAAGAAGATTTAAGATCTCCATGTACTCAGGAAATAGCTGTATTTAGAGCTTTTGCTGAAATAGTTGAAAGGTCAGAAAATGAGGTTGTTGTTATTGATACAGCACCAACTGGGCATACTTTATTACTTTTAGAATCAACTGAAAGTTATAATAGGGAAATTGTTAGATCAGAAGGAGATATCCCAGAATCAGTTATAAAGCTTTTACCAAAATTAAAAAATCATAAAGATACTGAAGTTATAATTGTAACTTTAGCAGAAACAACACCAATTTATGAAGCTATGAGGCTTCAAGAAGATTTAAATAGGGCAGAAATTTATAGTAACTGGTGGGTAATAAATTCAAGTCTTTATGCTACAAACACTAGCAATGAGATATTAAAAGCTAAAGCTAGCAATGAAATAAGGTGGATAAATAAAGTAGATAAAATATCAAATGGAAATTTTGCAGTAATTAAGTGGAAACCCGAGGAAATAAAAGATGATAGGCTTAAAGAATTACTAGATTAG
- a CDS encoding YvrJ family protein, with protein MAVASYLLIRFECKIDTLTLSLNGLTNIVLINSKDHVNKNI; from the coding sequence ATAGCCGTTGCTTCATACCTTTTAATAAGGTTTGAATGTAAAATAGATACTCTAACACTGTCTCTTAACGGCTTAACCAATATAGTTTTAATCAATAGTAAAGACCATGTTAATAAAAATATATGA
- a CDS encoding DUF4163 domain-containing protein gives MKGIYALILTLVLSVGLISCADQKASSNNIKEDNEVSSEVNNEIISNKEDKVEDSQKALDINKDKESSKNLKEKSNEYELVSKNYNKNNVKINYPEIKKFNDDKKLKSINKYLKESALKVLDDYVKEDPNLEAVNLNVNYDVKFKNEKYISIVYEGEVNVNGTAYPSSIFYTTNVDLESGNIIRLSDYSNVNDILNKLKDPKNIKVIAENDELAAAQKDFILNIGNDNLINMVKNADFHEVNTKIESPKNGVYSYFDKDGVVISLQVNHAIGDHAEFKLKA, from the coding sequence TTGAAAGGTATATATGCATTAATATTAACATTGGTTTTATCAGTGGGATTGATTAGTTGTGCTGATCAAAAAGCATCCAGCAACAATATAAAGGAAGATAATGAAGTTAGTAGCGAAGTGAATAATGAAATAATAAGCAATAAAGAAGATAAAGTGGAAGATTCTCAAAAAGCATTAGACATAAATAAGGATAAGGAATCCTCTAAAAATTTAAAAGAAAAATCAAATGAATATGAATTAGTAAGTAAAAATTATAATAAAAATAATGTTAAAATTAATTACCCTGAAATAAAAAAATTTAATGATGATAAAAAATTAAAATCAATTAACAAATACTTAAAAGAAAGTGCATTAAAGGTTTTAGATGATTATGTTAAAGAAGATCCAAATCTTGAAGCAGTAAATCTAAATGTAAATTATGATGTGAAATTTAAAAATGAGAAGTATATTTCCATAGTTTATGAGGGAGAAGTTAATGTAAATGGGACAGCCTATCCATCATCAATTTTTTATACAACTAATGTAGATTTAGAAAGTGGTAATATTATAAGACTTTCAGATTATTCTAATGTAAATGACATATTAAATAAATTAAAAGATCCAAAAAATATTAAAGTTATTGCAGAAAATGATGAATTAGCAGCAGCACAAAAGGATTTTATTTTAAACATTGGAAATGATAATTTAATTAATATGGTTAAAAATGCTGATTTTCATGAAGTAAATACAAAGATAGAAAGTCCTAAAAATGGAGTATATAGCTATTTTGATAAAGATGGTGTAGTAATTAGTTTACAAGTTAATCATGCAATTGGAGATCATGCAGAATTTAAATTAAAGGCTTAA
- a CDS encoding RebB family R body protein → MLRILVTGANNEEGRKELREFEKFLNREFRILYKSRVKCIKICYYKGKCARIKKTTDSLFNNSNILQDSTYAQQQQQSNLINQANAFQGVNLIYAVDTN, encoded by the coding sequence ATGTTGAGAATTTTAGTAACTGGTGCAAATAATGAAGAAGGACGAAAAGAGCTTAGAGAATTTGAAAAATTTTTAAATAGAGAGTTTAGAATACTGTATAAATCAAGAGTTAAATGCATCAAGATTTGTTACTACAAAGGAAAATGTGCACGTATTAAGAAAACTACTGACAGTTTATTTAATAATAGCAATATATTACAAGACTCCACATATGCACAACAACAACAACAATCAAATTTAATAAATCAGGCAAATGCATTTCAGGGTGTTAATCTTATTTATGCTGTTGATACTAACTAA